The DNA sequence cgacgcctattgcgggtacaatcaaattagcATGAACCCAGAGAaccaagaaaaaacttcatttgtcactaagtatggaacctattgttataatgtaatgccattcgggataaaaaacgcaggggctacgtaccaacgcctagtgaataaaatgttcgaagaacaaataggtaaattgatggaagtttatattgatgacatgctagttaagtccctgcgcacagaggaccatttgactcatttgcaggaaacgttcaaacttttaaggaaatacaacatgaaaatcaaccccgagaaatgtgccttcggggttggatcgggcaagttcctcgggttcatggtgtcggatcgggggatcgagatcaaccccgacaaaatcaaagccatcgaagacatcaccgtcgtggatagtgtgaaagtagtgcaaaggctaaccggagggatagctgccttaggccgatttatttcaAGGTCGTCTGATCGAAGCCATgaattcttctctctactcaaaaagaagaacaatttcacctggaccccagaatgccaacaggcactagaacaattgaagcggtacctatcgagcccaccattgCTTCACACTCCGAAGATAGATGAGAAGCTTTACTTATATTTAGcggtatcggaaatcgcggtaagtgatgtcctagttcgagaagagcaaggtacgcagtttcctgtttattatgtaagtcagaCCTTAAGAAAGGCAGAGActagatacccacacttagagaaattggcgctttgcattaataagcgcctctaggaagttaagaccatactttcagtgTCACCCCGTATGCATTTTAATAACATACCCACTTCGAaacattttgcacaagcccgaactatcgggccgactggccaaatgggtcgtcgaactcagtgggtacaatATTGAATATCAGCctcgaacggccatcaagtcccaaattttagcagacttcgtggccgatttcacaccaacctacgtacccgaagttgaaaaggaactcttgttaaaatcaggtacatcGTCGGGGGTTTGGGCCCTCTACACatatggtgcttcaaatgtgaagggatcTAGGCTAGGCATCGTATTAAAACCTCCCACATTATTAGGCAATCCATCAAAATtactagattaactaacaatgaggccgaatacgaggccatgattacaggtctcgagctagctaaaagtttgggagcagaagtcattgaagccaaatgtgactctttgctagtggtgaaccaagtgaacaaaactttcgaagtccgagaagataggatgcagaggtatttggacaaactacaggtaactttACACCATTTCAAAAAAGGGACCCTACAACAtatgcctcgagaacaaaacagtgaggccgacgcactcgcaaatctggggtcgtcggtcgaagaAGATAAGATCGACTCGGGGACTATCATTCAACTTTCGAGATCTATAATCGAGGGAGGGAATGTCGAAATAAATTCcataagcttaacctgggattggaggaataagtatattaaatacttaaagaacggaaaactcccatcgaactcTAAAGAATCGAGGGTCCTACGAACCAAGGTTGCTCAATTCACgttggttgaagatggaacatcGTACAGAAGGACATTAGACGGACcactggcagtatgcttgggaccAGGAGACGTCGATTATGTTTTACgtgaggtccatgaaggcacttgtggaaaccactccAGCCCCGAACCACTAATtcgcaaaatcatcagagcaggatactactgggatagcatagAGAAGGACAttaaggagttcgttcgaaaatatgataaatgtcaaaggtttgcaccaatgatccatcaacccggagagcagcttcattcagccatttctccatggccattcatgaaatggggaatggatatcgtcgaccCTCTACTATCGGCCCCatgtaaagctaaattcattttgtttatgactgactatttctctaaatgggttgaagcacaggcattcgaaaaagtaagagagaaagaagttatagatttcatctgggatcacatcgtgtgtagATATGGTATACCAGCAGAAATAACATGTgacaatggtaagcaatttatcggcGGAAAAGTGacgaaatttctcgaagatcataaaataaaaaggatattgtcaacaccatatcatcctagtgggaacggacaggtcgaatcaacaaacaagattatcatccaaaacataaagaaaagattgaacgaagccaaaggaaagtggagagaaattttgcccgaagtcctttgggcatatcggacaacatctaaatccagtacaggagcgactccattttccttagtgtatggctccgaagctTTAATTCCGGTCGAAGTAGGGGAACCAAGATCAAGGTTCCGACATACATCGGaagaatcgaactacgaggcaatgaatactagcctcaaattattagatgaaaaatgagaagcggcgctagttcgaatggctgcacaaaaacaacgaatcgaaaggtactacaacagaaGAACCAACCCCCGCCATTTCAAgaccggggacttggtcctaaggaaggtcaccatcaacactcgaaatcctaatgaagggaagctcggcccaaattgggaaggaccctatctaGTCCTCGATGTAGTCgggaaagggtcttataaacttggagcaatggatagaaaaccattaccaaacaattggaacatagcgcttctcaaacgatattattgttaggATATGATTTTCTCTACTCTATCGTCTATATACGTATACtcgacactaactcattgcaggaattggacaaaaaacatcaagacctctggtttcaaagcacgcattgtactctttttccttagttaggcttttatcccaaatgggtttttccggcaaggtttttaacgaggcaacaactatGTACTACCTAAGGAcaaatcaatagtatccgaggctccttcgtaatcaacctcgaatattgggggctACCAATCGAAATAAATCAAGTTCggtgcaagaaagttatttcatatcaaatttatgtcgaacagggtctcgatagagaaaagtgtaagggccaaatggtcaagaCGAACCACGCCCACGTAGTTTGGCTCGAactctggcacaagatacaaacacatgtataatgacttataaaggagaacttctttttttcagatatctcacactttgaaaagatcttcctgcttcatgattcaaacgggattaaaggccaaccaccatcaaAAGAATTGTTGATACAagcggtcataaaaagcctactggctaagatactttgagttcgagttcgaaccaATCACTTACTCAAttatcaaagcctaagggctatcttacttcgagttcgaggaatcactcactcaatcataaaaagcctacgggctaagatactttgagttcgagttcgaaacaatcactcactcaattatcaaagcctaagggctatcttacttcgagttcgagcaatcattcactcgatcgtaaaaagcctacgggctaagatactttgagttcgagttcgaaacaatcactcacttaatCATTAAatactaagggctatcttacttcgagttcgagcaatcactcactcgatcgtaaaaagcctacgggctaagatactttgagttcgagttcgaaacaatcactcactcaattattaaagcctaagggctatcttacttcgagttcaagcaaccaCTCACTCATAAAAAGCCTAAGAGccatcttacttcgagtttgagcaatcactcactcgatcataaaaaccCTATGGGCTACGATACTTtaagttcgagttcgaatcattcactcaactgttaagcctacgggccacttttatttcgagttcgggaaagcacccactcgaccattacacctaagggctactttacttcgagtcTGAAatgttcactcgactactaagcctgtgggctacttttatttcgagttcgagcaaacactcactcggccataaaggCTACAAAGGCCGAATTCGATGAAATCacctaaatccttatgaaaacatccgcaaggcatgaatgaaatcttcacgaagcaagtcagtaaaagaaaaagatatttgtatagatATACAAAGATGGTTTTTATGAATAAATACAACATAGAAAaagctaagggctaagcttctgggttatcatcgatagcggtctcttctccaccaGGCTCCCCCTCATTTTCGAACCTGCTCTTGctaccgtcatcatcatcatcatcatcaccatcagaagccaaggcttcagaatcggcttcgagttctttggccttttttatctcttcagcaagatcgaaacctcgagagtgtatctcctcgagagtctccctccgaaatcgacacttagcaagttcgacaacccaatgtgctcgagtgtcggcagtatccgctgcttctcttgcctccatttgagcagcctcgACATCAGCCAgatacacggcaatggacttgtccgccatgactttcgatgactcaatctccgccttggcctcagtaagccttgtttcaagctcctcgatcctcttggcctgaGCCAAACCTTTTTGCTTAATGCTTCAAAGCTGAACATCAGCTGATGATAATTTGgacaagatggtttctttttctgcagccaggcggtctatagtctccttccaccggtcacattcggccttgatttgatcgatttcttcccgaagcaacccgatcttttcaaccttttgctgcaactgagataacgaagggttagcttccacagttgggtcaaacccatactctaacagaacgaggATCACAtgcttatctagttcggcctcttcttcacgagccttagccaaatctgtttggaggtcctttataacctcgtccttttggctgcaaagaagccgcatggCATCTCTCttccccgagaccttctgaagctcgacctcacactggctgaggtcgGCTCAAAACTTGCTAATGGCCTACACAATAGGGAGAAAACACAAGTCAAGtttagaaaagaacgaagaaaccaagtgcagtaaaatcattacccgagaaatgaaacgttgggcctcttctaggagaagagaagcgtcactaatatcggaggcatcatcaactccagtaaagcaatctcgaaaagggtcccctacactagagcctccgcccatatcgagGTTCTTCAATTCTCGaacttcctttaacgcctcctcagaaaaggtcggaagagaaggcaaatgacccactaTCATGGTCCTGAGCGAATCGCTCGGGATgctctgatcgagactcggggtaTCGGAACCGGCCCCGATCAGTATAACCATCATCGGCTCTGGCGACCTTgatagctttcgcagatcggatcaccaaagccgaagcatcttcttcttctctcagtcgttggaccgagtccatcgaaaGAGCGATTGCCTTCCTTCTCACCCTTCGAgctttgggcttggggtcctctgaccgagagacagcttttcgctttttatctttccccggttacgggaccggggacttggttccttcctcaccactcgaagACCTCAAAACGGCAACCTTGGTTACACCTACATGAAAGGAAGTCACtaacgaatggagcataaaaaacatttcgaaaaacatgagaagtgacccttaccgtgattcttggcctcccatctaccttttgccaaatcacgccaagcgcgttcggcataagaggaagccGAGGCTAACTTccaaacccaatcctcgaggtcgggtaccgcttgtggcatccaaggggcagctgtatatcgaAGGAAGATATCAGATAGAATCAGAGAAAGATACAAAAAGCAACGCCTTATGAAAATCACTTATGGTCGAAATTCCGTTCCTCGGGGAACGGCATCTTCTCTTCCCGGATAaagtcacgggtcctcaccctaatataacggcccatccaaccccgatccttgtcttcatcgatgctcaaCATTAAAGCTTTCGATGCCCGATGATGGAGcttgattagtcctcgaaagatttgaggccgatacaatcgtataaggtgatttagggtgaaatccagccccccggccttgtcggagaagaagcgaagtaagattactatgcgccataaagaaggatgaatttgaccgagggagacctgatatcttttgcaaaaatcaatgatcactagatcgacgggacccaacgtgaaggggtaagtataaatacttaaaaacccctccacatgagtgatgaTGCTCTCTTCGGAAGAGGGAATTTGCAAtacaacctcgggaccccagttgcagtctttcctcacaACCTCGAGATGGTCCTCTGTTATCGAGCActtgtacatcgacacatgctcacatcgacccaGAACCGACGAAAGATTTtcgaccttaaaatcgatctttagagtacacgggtcaggaacatactcgtggggaggcggctctaccggcgccttgtcgccggacggccgtgaagaggaagccttctccttctgaggtacggtttttgaagtttttgccattgacataagaaaaagaaaagcaaaggaagatgAAAGGCTGATGGTACCAAACGTTGGTGAAGGTGGCTCTACGAGTGGCGAAATAGAGGCAGAGagagtaagaaaatttggaagattgaagacgtaaaagtggtaaatgataaatagaggagttatttataggtttataccGTAGCGGTTCAGGATCAGCGGTGGCCGACTACcatctgacacgcattaaataccttgaaagactaaatcgatgggacagctaccatgtacgtcatgatcgagcctggtgaaaacgtcagcttataacccgATCGAGCTGATGAAAATCATAtcgcttctcaccacattcttcctgagaaacgagggactatctgtatacggtcgaaatagatttcggccctcgtacgtttgatcgagttcaaatggtaagcgaccgaagtaagacttcgagatgagttccgaagacagtacaaacaaacttcgagctccaagaccgattgAGGAgtcggctcggtatcattatcgagcccatgaccaaatcgaactgCAAGGCGACGTGAAGATAGTCGGAGACGCGCAGGCCAAttaacactcaccccgaatgtcgaactcgaaccaaggtcgagggctcgacccaataccgagctcgagtcagtatcgagctcgcagacaagagtcgttgcaaccgcactaggggagagaatcttggcgggaatcgaggaagagacaattcatcatgggttctccactatatattttttattgtaaataaagtaagatccccCTAATATAAAAggaggaatccttgtaagcacggAGGTCGccacattgtaagaaaagactacttctcttattgacgaataaatctcttgagcttgttttaTTCAACATGCTCACTCTTCTTATTCAATAATTCATATCTCGtttttatagccaagaatctaaatATTTTCACATttacgtacgatttatgtcaagttatatcacatatccttagaactactaataaattcaactatatctgttttttcgggtaaacaattcaAAGATGAGAAAGTTAAGTTTAATAAGACTCCAGTCTATCTCTGAAAAATATGATCTAGTGGTAATATTTATTGATAATATCAAAAGATTATATTAAACAAATTATTTTAAAGATCAGATCATCAGATGGGGCTAACGCGTTTTGTTGTCTGCATCTAAATTGAACTTTATCATGGATTACCCCACAAGTTGGGCAGCTTTAGTGGGACCTCTTGAAACTTTACATTACAATTTAAAAACTTGAATTTTTGTACGCAAACTTACCTCTATTTTGTGCTGATAAAAAAAACTATTTTCAATAGAAACTGTTATTAAAAGTATACTCTTATAATCATAAAAATGTGTATCatgattaaaataattataagtTCTAAAGGTTTTTTTAAATGTGTCAAAAAAACTTTAATTTTAATTCCATGTGTAGTGAACTGTGTCACTTAAATTGGCTTAAATTAAGATGAAAATATCCACATTGAACCATACATGAAAACTTATATTCTTGACACACAATTCCTTCATCTCCTTAACTCAAAAGGATATTTCCCATTTTATCCTTCCCCTACTTCTCCTAATCTAAACCCTTAGGTAAATTACAAAAAGGGCCTGGTACATTACACTACATTGCTTTCCATGAAAGACTCAAGGGTGGGAAAGCCAGAAAAAGATCCAAAATCAAAGCCACATGAGCCGCCTTCAACCACCACATCAGACGGCGGAGCAGAGACGGCGACTGACCCGATTGCTGAAGTGGGGTCCACTATCTGCTGTTGTTGAGTGACGTGGTCCAATAAGAAAGCTGACGTGTCGAGGGTTGGCAAAAAACAGCTACCAGGTTGTAGCCGGTTAACAACACGCTGAGGTTCAGGTTTCAAAACATGAGCAACCGGTAGCTGCCCATTCCCGCCGAACTGAACACCGGTCACCTGCTGCACCAGATGCCGGAAATTATCCACGTCAGCTGTTATGTACGTCGTCGTATTGCGCCTCGAAGCACGTGACTTCCTCTTAGATATCTTCCCGCTTACCCCAACTTTACTCCGCCGGTTCGAACCGGTTGTCTCGTTTTCAGACCCGCCCGATACGGTCCGTCCAGAACCTGTCGAAGTCTGAACCGGAGTCATTTCCGGCTGTTGGGTGGACAGAGATTTTTGGAGCACTTTGGTTAACGTACTTTCAGTTTCTCTGGAAAATA is a window from the Nicotiana tomentosiformis chromosome 10, ASM39032v3, whole genome shotgun sequence genome containing:
- the LOC104089128 gene encoding calmodulin-binding protein 25, which produces MAASDNLMSMEPWAFRSAFADSWFSDVFSRETESTLTKVLQKSLSTQQPEMTPVQTSTGSGRTVSGGSENETTGSNRRSKVGVSGKISKRKSRASRRNTTTYITADVDNFRHLVQQVTGVQFGGNGQLPVAHVLKPEPQRVVNRLQPGSCFLPTLDTSAFLLDHVTQQQQIVDPTSAIGSVAVSAPPSDVVVEGGSCGFDFGSFSGFPTLESFMESNVV